In Pseudomonas sp. MTM4, one genomic interval encodes:
- the truA gene encoding tRNA pseudouridine(38-40) synthase TruA, translating into MIEAVPEAAALTAAAGVFRIALGVEYKGSRYRGFQRQRDGVPSIQLSLENALSKVAGGHPITLSCAGRTDALVHACAQVVHFDTPVTRSMHAWVMGANMNLPGDISVTWAKEMPKSFDARFSAMARRYRYVIYNDQIRPAHLAEEVTWNHRPLDITRMREAAKAFVGTHDFSAFRARQCQAKSPIKTIHHLELLEYGRLIVIDVRANAFLHHMVRNFAGVLMTIGTGERPVEWAREVLESRVRRTGGVTAHPYGLYLVQVDYPEQFELPERYLGPHFLSGLPDVRVI; encoded by the coding sequence ATGATCGAAGCAGTACCTGAAGCGGCAGCCCTAACGGCTGCCGCTGGCGTTTTCAGAATTGCCCTTGGTGTGGAATACAAGGGCTCCCGTTATCGTGGGTTTCAACGGCAACGCGATGGCGTGCCGTCAATTCAGCTCTCGCTGGAAAATGCCTTGAGTAAGGTGGCCGGCGGGCACCCGATAACGCTGAGTTGTGCCGGACGTACCGATGCGCTCGTTCATGCCTGCGCCCAGGTGGTGCATTTCGATACTCCAGTGACGCGCTCCATGCACGCCTGGGTAATGGGCGCGAACATGAATCTGCCAGGTGATATCAGTGTGACCTGGGCCAAAGAAATGCCCAAGAGCTTCGACGCGCGCTTCAGTGCCATGGCGCGTCGTTATCGCTACGTCATCTACAACGACCAGATTCGCCCGGCTCATCTTGCCGAAGAGGTGACTTGGAACCACCGGCCATTGGATATCACGCGTATGCGCGAAGCGGCCAAAGCATTCGTCGGAACCCACGACTTCAGTGCTTTCAGAGCGCGCCAGTGCCAGGCGAAATCACCGATCAAAACCATTCACCATCTGGAGCTACTCGAGTATGGCAGGCTGATCGTGATCGACGTGCGTGCCAATGCCTTTCTGCACCACATGGTGCGTAACTTCGCCGGTGTGTTGATGACCATCGGGACGGGCGAGCGCCCGGTCGAATGGGCGCGGGAAGTGCTGGAGTCGCGTGTAAGGCGAACGGGTGGTGTTACCGCGCATCCCTACGGCTTGTATCTCGTTCAGGTAGATTACCCCGAGCAGTTCGAATTACCTGAGCGCTATCTTGGGCCACATTTCCTGTCAGGCCTGCCGGATGTGCGAGTCATCTGA
- a CDS encoding phosphoribosylanthranilate isomerase yields the protein MPIVRSKICGITRVEDALVAAEAGADAIGLVFYAKSPRAVNIQQARAIVAALPPFVTTVGLFVNASRCEINETLDAVPLDALQFHGDETPADCEGFHRPWYKALRVKAGEDVRVQAARYDGASAILLDTFVAGVPGGTGEAFDWSLIPANLPKPLILAGGLTSQNVRQALAEVRPFAVDVSGGVELSKGVKDAQKVRDFVRSVRSSM from the coding sequence TTGCCTATCGTTCGTAGCAAGATATGTGGAATCACCCGGGTTGAGGATGCGCTCGTCGCTGCCGAAGCCGGTGCGGATGCGATTGGCCTGGTGTTTTATGCGAAAAGCCCACGCGCGGTAAATATACAGCAGGCGCGGGCCATCGTTGCTGCTCTGCCGCCTTTCGTCACCACCGTAGGCTTGTTCGTCAACGCATCGCGTTGCGAAATTAATGAGACGCTGGATGCCGTGCCGCTGGATGCTCTGCAATTTCATGGTGACGAAACGCCGGCTGACTGCGAAGGTTTTCATCGGCCGTGGTACAAGGCGCTCAGAGTCAAGGCGGGTGAGGATGTCCGTGTCCAGGCCGCACGCTACGATGGGGCTAGCGCAATTCTGCTCGATACCTTTGTTGCCGGTGTTCCTGGCGGGACGGGCGAGGCGTTCGATTGGTCACTGATCCCTGCAAATCTGCCCAAGCCACTGATATTGGCTGGCGGGCTGACTTCGCAAAATGTTCGTCAGGCGCTGGCCGAGGTACGTCCGTTCGCCGTCGACGTGAGTGGGGGAGTAGAGCTGAGCAAGGGCGTCAAAGATGCGCAGAAAGTGCGGGACTTCGTTCGGTCAGTAAGATCTTCGATGTGA
- the accD gene encoding acetyl-CoA carboxylase, carboxyltransferase subunit beta: MSNWLVDKLIPSIMRSETQKSSVPEGLWHKCPSCEAVLYRPELEKTLDVCPKCQHHMRIDARTRLDIFLDKEEREEIGADLEPVDRLKFRDSKKYKDRLSAAQKQTGEKDALIAMRGTLMNMPVVACAFEFSFMGGSMGAIVGERFVQAANAALEQRCPLICFAASGGARMQEALISLMQMAKTSAVLARMREEGLPFISVLTDPVYGGVSASLAMLGDVIVAEPKALIGFAGPRVIEQTVREKLPEGFQRSEFLLDHGAIDLIVPRSELRTRLSRLLAQLQHLPTPAEPALVTASA, encoded by the coding sequence ATGAGCAACTGGCTAGTAGACAAGCTGATCCCTTCGATCATGCGCTCGGAAACGCAGAAGAGCTCAGTACCCGAGGGCCTGTGGCACAAATGTCCGTCCTGCGAGGCGGTGCTATATCGCCCCGAGCTGGAAAAAACGCTGGATGTCTGCCCGAAATGCCAGCATCACATGCGCATCGACGCACGTACGCGTCTGGATATCTTTCTCGACAAGGAGGAGCGCGAGGAGATCGGCGCCGACCTCGAGCCGGTCGACCGACTGAAGTTTCGCGACAGTAAGAAATACAAGGATCGCCTGTCCGCGGCGCAGAAACAGACCGGCGAAAAGGATGCGCTGATCGCCATGCGGGGTACCTTAATGAACATGCCGGTCGTGGCCTGTGCCTTCGAGTTTTCCTTCATGGGCGGTTCCATGGGCGCGATCGTCGGGGAGCGCTTCGTTCAGGCGGCCAACGCCGCGCTTGAGCAGCGTTGTCCGCTGATCTGCTTCGCAGCTTCCGGCGGTGCTCGCATGCAGGAGGCGCTGATCTCGCTCATGCAGATGGCCAAGACCTCCGCAGTGCTGGCCCGCATGCGCGAAGAAGGATTGCCGTTCATTTCCGTACTTACCGATCCGGTTTACGGCGGCGTATCGGCAAGTTTGGCCATGCTGGGCGATGTCATCGTCGCCGAGCCCAAGGCCCTGATCGGTTTTGCCGGGCCGCGCGTGATCGAACAGACAGTGCGTGAAAAGCTGCCGGAAGGTTTTCAGCGCAGTGAGTTCCTGCTTGATCACGGTGCCATCGACCTGATCGTTCCGCGATCCGAGCTGCGTACTCGCTTGT